One region of Vibrio sp. FE10 genomic DNA includes:
- a CDS encoding GNAT family N-acetyltransferase, producing the protein MEIQIRHLESTDNQDIFDIYRHSSVLENTSQKPFLSSDQVERLFGHSDHFTLVAEVSGKVVGHITLFMTTKVRDRHCAGLAIAINPDMHGKGVGKTLMQEAINQADNWLNLVRLELEVHADNHGAIALYEGVGFQLEGTKRLSTFKGGKYIDMLMMSRIRPDYL; encoded by the coding sequence TTGGAAATACAAATTAGACATCTTGAATCCACCGACAACCAAGATATTTTTGATATTTATCGACACTCGTCAGTATTAGAGAATACTTCTCAAAAGCCTTTCCTTAGCTCTGACCAAGTGGAGCGACTTTTTGGTCACTCAGACCATTTTACTTTAGTTGCGGAAGTGTCTGGCAAAGTCGTCGGCCACATTACTTTATTTATGACGACGAAGGTAAGAGACAGGCATTGCGCTGGCCTTGCGATAGCGATTAATCCGGATATGCACGGCAAAGGGGTCGGTAAGACCTTAATGCAAGAAGCAATCAACCAAGCCGATAACTGGCTCAATCTTGTTCGACTTGAGTTAGAGGTTCATGCCGATAATCACGGTGCGATTGCTCTTTATGAAGGCGTCGGTTTTCAATTAGAAGGCACCAAAAGGCTGAGCACATTCAAAGGCGGGAAATACATTGATATGTTGATGATGTCGAGAATTAGACCTGACTACCTTTGA
- a CDS encoding response regulator transcription factor, producing MIDNQFDSFEDLLSHQTNILTACQPKDFDSTFSLLAREALAWFKLDRLTLFPNSMILLDTGKSISVSKTDTPPLEMERFLKGNYLDYLKLLRSKECWQLFPEETLENHKIDPLRVLYEEGANWHGIVSLSLFGQQWGAIGFSRFNRYDTPIETTDMTRIKLLSDIWLCFWQHSKMTRSVTSDEADNINESEKLLLLTKKQCTVLTQLAQGYTAKQCAEILFLSPRTIESHKYRMLDILELDNHTELIQFALRNGFGIDNK from the coding sequence ATGATAGATAACCAATTCGATAGCTTTGAAGATTTGCTTTCCCACCAAACCAACATTTTGACCGCTTGCCAACCCAAAGATTTCGATAGCACTTTTTCCTTACTAGCAAGAGAAGCGCTCGCTTGGTTTAAGCTCGACAGGCTTACCCTATTTCCAAACTCTATGATTCTTTTGGACACAGGCAAGAGTATTTCCGTATCAAAAACAGACACTCCGCCGCTTGAAATGGAACGCTTTCTAAAAGGTAACTATCTTGATTACCTTAAGCTTTTGCGTTCAAAAGAGTGTTGGCAACTATTCCCAGAAGAGACACTTGAGAACCACAAGATAGACCCGTTACGTGTACTTTACGAAGAAGGTGCGAATTGGCATGGGATTGTGAGCCTTTCATTATTTGGACAACAATGGGGCGCTATCGGCTTCTCACGCTTCAACCGCTACGACACGCCTATTGAAACGACGGACATGACGCGAATCAAGCTGCTCAGTGATATTTGGCTCTGCTTTTGGCAACACTCTAAAATGACGCGCAGTGTAACCAGTGACGAAGCCGACAATATTAACGAAAGCGAAAAGCTGTTATTGCTGACCAAAAAGCAATGTACGGTTCTGACTCAACTGGCCCAAGGTTATACGGCAAAACAATGTGCCGAGATTCTGTTTCTGAGCCCACGAACGATTGAATCCCACAAATACCGCATGTTAGATATTTTAGAACTCGATAATCACACTGAACTGATTCAATTTGCACTGCGCAACGGTTTTGGGATCGACAATAAGTAG